In Acinonyx jubatus isolate Ajub_Pintada_27869175 chromosome B3, VMU_Ajub_asm_v1.0, whole genome shotgun sequence, a genomic segment contains:
- the PSMC6 gene encoding 26S proteasome regulatory subunit 10B isoform X1 gives MAIPGIPYERRLLIMADPRDKALQDYRKKLLEHKEIDGRLKELREQLKELTKQYEKSENDLKALQSVGQIVGEVLKQLTEEKFIVKATNGPRYVVGCRRQLDKSKLKPGTRVALDMTTLTIMRYLPREVDPLVYNMSHEDPGNVSYSEIGGLSEQIRELREVIELPLTNPELFQRVGIIPPKGCLLYGPPGTGKTLLARAVASQLDCNFLKVVSSSIVDKYIGESARLIREMFNYARDHQPCIIFMDEIDAIGGRRFSEGTSADREIQRTLMELLNQMDGFDTLHRVKMIMATNRPDTLDPALLRPGRLDRKIHIDLPNEQARLDILKIHAGPITKHGEIDYEAIVKLSDGFNGADLRNVCTEAGMFAIRADHDFVVQEDFMKAVRKVADSKKLESKLDYKPV, from the exons GACTACCGCAAGAAGCTGCTGGAGCACAAGGAGATCGACGGCCGTCTCAAGGAGT tAAGGGAACAATTAAAAGAACTTACCAAGCAGTATGAAAAGTCTGAAAATGATCTGAAGGCCCTACAAAGTGTTGGGCAG attgTAGGTGAAGTACTTAAGCAACTAACTGAAGAAAAAT TCATTGTTAAAGCCACAAATGGACCACGATATGTTGTGGGTTGTCGTCGACag cTTGACAAAAGTAAGTTGAAGCCAGGAACAAGAGTTGCTTTGGATATGACTACACTAACTATCATGAG ATATTTGCCAAGAGAGGTGGATCCACTGGTCTACAACATGTCTCATGAGGACCCTGGGAATGTTTCTTATTCTGAGATTGGAGGACTATCAGAACAGATTCGGGAACTGAGAGAG GTGATAGAATTACCTCTTACAAACCCAGAATTATTCCAGCGTGTGGGAATAATACCTCCAAAAGGCTGTTTGTTATATGGACCACCAG gTACAGGAAAAACACTTTTGGCAAGAGCTGTTGCTAGCCAGCTGGACTGCAATTTCTTAAAG GTTGTATCTAGTTCTATTGTAGACAAGTACATTGGTGAAAGTGCTCGTTTGATCAGAGAAATGTTTAATTATGCCAGGGATCATCAACCATGCATCATTTTTATGGATGAAATAGATGCTATTG GTGGTCGTCGGTTTTCTGAGGGTACTTCAGCTGACAGAGAGATTCAGAGAACTTTAATGGAG ttACTGAATCAAATGGATGGATTTGATACTCTACATAGAGTTAAAATGATCATGGCTACAAACAGACCGGATACACTGGATCCTGCTTTGCTTCGTCCAGGAAGATTAGATAGAAAAATAC atattgatTTACCAAATGAGCAAGCAAGATTAGATATATTGAAAATCCATGCAGGTCCCATTACAAAGCATGGTGAAATAG ATTATGAAGCAATTGTGAAGCTTTCAGATGGCTTTAATGGAGCAGACCTGAGAAATGTTTGTACTGAAGCAG GTATGTTTGCAATTCGTGCTGATCATGATTTTGTAGTACAGGAAGACTTCATGAAAGCAGTCCGAAAAGTGGCTGATTCTAAGAAGCTAGAGTCTAAATTGGACTACAAACCTGTGTAA
- the PSMC6 gene encoding 26S proteasome regulatory subunit 10B isoform X2 — protein sequence MTTLTIMRYLPREVDPLVYNMSHEDPGNVSYSEIGGLSEQIRELREVIELPLTNPELFQRVGIIPPKGCLLYGPPGTGKTLLARAVASQLDCNFLKVVSSSIVDKYIGESARLIREMFNYARDHQPCIIFMDEIDAIGGRRFSEGTSADREIQRTLMELLNQMDGFDTLHRVKMIMATNRPDTLDPALLRPGRLDRKIHIDLPNEQARLDILKIHAGPITKHGEIDYEAIVKLSDGFNGADLRNVCTEAGMFAIRADHDFVVQEDFMKAVRKVADSKKLESKLDYKPV from the exons ATGACTACACTAACTATCATGAG ATATTTGCCAAGAGAGGTGGATCCACTGGTCTACAACATGTCTCATGAGGACCCTGGGAATGTTTCTTATTCTGAGATTGGAGGACTATCAGAACAGATTCGGGAACTGAGAGAG GTGATAGAATTACCTCTTACAAACCCAGAATTATTCCAGCGTGTGGGAATAATACCTCCAAAAGGCTGTTTGTTATATGGACCACCAG gTACAGGAAAAACACTTTTGGCAAGAGCTGTTGCTAGCCAGCTGGACTGCAATTTCTTAAAG GTTGTATCTAGTTCTATTGTAGACAAGTACATTGGTGAAAGTGCTCGTTTGATCAGAGAAATGTTTAATTATGCCAGGGATCATCAACCATGCATCATTTTTATGGATGAAATAGATGCTATTG GTGGTCGTCGGTTTTCTGAGGGTACTTCAGCTGACAGAGAGATTCAGAGAACTTTAATGGAG ttACTGAATCAAATGGATGGATTTGATACTCTACATAGAGTTAAAATGATCATGGCTACAAACAGACCGGATACACTGGATCCTGCTTTGCTTCGTCCAGGAAGATTAGATAGAAAAATAC atattgatTTACCAAATGAGCAAGCAAGATTAGATATATTGAAAATCCATGCAGGTCCCATTACAAAGCATGGTGAAATAG ATTATGAAGCAATTGTGAAGCTTTCAGATGGCTTTAATGGAGCAGACCTGAGAAATGTTTGTACTGAAGCAG GTATGTTTGCAATTCGTGCTGATCATGATTTTGTAGTACAGGAAGACTTCATGAAAGCAGTCCGAAAAGTGGCTGATTCTAAGAAGCTAGAGTCTAAATTGGACTACAAACCTGTGTAA